In Burkholderia gladioli, a genomic segment contains:
- a CDS encoding phage holin family protein, whose product MHLSYALVAFAAHLAVIVRVLAYRRNGARHRFHVAWAAWAIVAVSGGAGIELLLHARATGFFQAALAVLLAILVHLARGDIAHLLRSKQA is encoded by the coding sequence ATGCACCTGTCCTATGCGCTGGTCGCGTTCGCCGCCCATCTCGCCGTGATCGTGCGCGTGCTGGCCTATCGCCGCAACGGCGCGCGGCACCGCTTCCACGTCGCCTGGGCCGCCTGGGCGATCGTCGCCGTCTCGGGCGGCGCCGGCATCGAACTGCTGCTGCACGCGCGCGCCACCGGCTTCTTCCAGGCCGCGCTCGCCGTGCTGCTGGCCATCCTCGTCCATCTCGCGCGTGGCGACATCGCGCATCTACTGCGGAGCAAGCAAGCGTGA
- a CDS encoding putative holin → MAEPNISTAAALFAALGIVGISPGIDGDTLIGAFAGAALVVVTAKDLGIARRAAYMLISLVMGYLAAPELMNVVPIRSAGVAAFFAAALVITVTLTLIERVKSADLLAFLRKGQ, encoded by the coding sequence ATGGCTGAACCGAATATCTCCACCGCCGCCGCGCTGTTCGCCGCGCTCGGCATCGTCGGCATCTCGCCCGGCATCGACGGCGACACGCTGATCGGCGCCTTCGCCGGCGCCGCCCTGGTGGTGGTCACCGCCAAGGATCTCGGCATCGCGCGCCGCGCGGCCTACATGCTGATCTCGCTGGTGATGGGCTACCTGGCCGCGCCCGAGCTGATGAACGTGGTGCCGATCCGCTCGGCCGGCGTCGCCGCGTTCTTCGCCGCGGCGCTGGTGATCACCGTCACGCTCACGCTGATCGAGCGCGTCAAGAGCGCCGACCTGCTGGCCTTCCTGCGCAAGGGGCAATGA
- a CDS encoding tail protein X — MKVTALQDESLDALCWRYYGSTSGTVEAVMAANPGIAALGVALPAGTVVEMPAPVAIDQVRPLLQLFN; from the coding sequence ATGAAGGTCACCGCTCTGCAGGACGAATCGCTCGACGCGCTGTGCTGGCGCTACTACGGCAGCACCTCCGGCACGGTCGAGGCGGTGATGGCCGCCAATCCCGGCATCGCCGCGCTCGGCGTGGCTCTGCCGGCCGGCACCGTGGTCGAGATGCCCGCGCCGGTGGCGATCGACCAGGTCCGCCCGCTCCTGCAACTCTTCAACTGA
- a CDS encoding beta-1,3-glucanase family protein produces MHARAAVPLPPSNHIRINLGATPWKYIKDADDPNSMNRTFDDSKWQSIGVPQTPADNDTFINIESGGGQGQLTGNTNWYRKHFTLDPSFGPDKLNRKILVEFEGAHTGVQVYINGHFIPGNSQVAANAQATHVIGFIPFVVDITPYVQFKDANGQPFDNVLAVKVSRGDKFFESPSFSGAFRFGQDDTGIFRPVWMDITDRIHIPENVYAVLNTWGTYVATVTANDASATIRVQTNVLNEYSSDQPVTLTTQIVDASGAVVATAQDTRTLPANSTGPLAPALFDQILTVSNPHLWYPNNSIYGHPYMYHVVHSVSVNGVVVDTKESPLGIRTITWNQNFPVINGHPHFLWGASGRYDYPALGSAVPPNLQWQDLSLLAQAGGSSYRPGHSSQGREWLDAADAYGIMMLQPSGDGENGFSAICSGTVTGNCVSADNITLKEELHRDMIIHDRNHPSVLAWEANNGKMDTSIAKQLKQISRTWDFINTRAQADRTPDPANGDILGCSGQGCDVGVKQSNPGVPAYGSEYWGDGLGRWKYDFEIQFAASYIRDWVHSVAGKSFGMAHWYLADTPGEINTQTDGTLNTNVRSNGASMMDANRFPRLLYYIYQALWTPNQIKPVVKLANTWNRNTTGNVRVNAFSNCHSVQLRLNGQIVGPAQAPNPVNQDPSADITQNTTLLPGQVHWDNIPFQPGTLVAECLNDDLQVAATDTLVTAGPADHLLLTVDPQITKPDGDTFVLTANGTDAATLTAKVVDAQNNLVPDAGQTLTFAVTGPGTYRGGTDHYVDHSQPQGWHAPGDPNLLAEGGMAKIAVRTQFQPGTVNVTVSSPGLASANASFVVQPVPLADTQPFDGTDMNVGPQQQTAPQILTQPSDQIVTLGQSGTFTVLTAGATPIGYQWFKNGQPIAGANAYSYTTPALQQGDDHASFSVEVSNSIGKLDSRNAVVSLVQPQAPTIQLQPLAKNITAGQSAEFTVQASGSPVLTYQWLRNNQPIDGATSPVYDTPVMQTTDSGSLYSVMVKNSAGTITSDQVALTVNVATPPVIVSDLADQSVPFGQSATFSVSATGSNPLSYQWTHNGQPVGDNEPSLLISQAQSSDAGSYVVTVTNTAGNVSSRTATLTVSGTDASNLALGALAKSSSDQNGGLMAANAIDGSTTSRWSSAPEVDPSWLEVDLGSVKTFNKVVLIWENAYASQYDIQVSNDEKTWNTVFPNGQPDGAGGTTAPVTGAGGTETQFFASQSARYVRMLGTKRATQYGYSLFEFQVLDAPQCSANSATERYTPIPAQPGTWQSTIPGLPSGPFVPTVKDNVSGLTWQQTYTTFAADGAQFTQQIADQYCKSIGMRIPTLNEAMTIARANYASCAFPSPWRTWTTTPVPNIDNNAWFVESSGKSWAGIINNTPGWVMCVSGTTSPAPVIVTPPVATTASEGQGARFTVAVTGTGPLDYQWKRNGQLVAITTIPSYTTPALTVANDNGAIYTVDVSNAGGTVSSAQALLTVVPATAGNGGNDGNGGNGNNGGNGGDNGGGGNTQPQTPSANLALGKPAVSTGNENDGYGPSNATDGSLNSRWSSAFSDPQSITIDLGTVQTVDRVVLRWQDSYGVDYKIQTSPDNDQWNDAVTKTGDTGGTEDLRFPAPVQARYVRMLGTKRATQFGYSLFEFEVYNTANTPAFPITATSSGAGTLTPTGSTSVLQGGVQTYQFVPAAGGAVTGVQVDGKDIGIVDHYTFDDVLAPHSINVTFGQAAAAVNLALGTKATASGLEGDGYPASNAVDGNLNTRFSSNFADDAWLTVDLGKETAFNRVVINWENAYGKQFLIQASHDNVDWSNTVYTQANGKGGIDDLSFNTTTARYIRLQGQQRATGYGYSLFEFAVYNDPSKAAGAGTGTGSGSTGTGSGSTGSGSTGNGGDTGTQQPASPFVEQPANQAVPAGQPGHFAVMMSGTGPYTYQWQLGGKPIAGATNRIYDTAAAVAADSGKQYSVAVTGPDGTVLTSNSATLTVDTTVPKYTVTPGLVGIDLQNNTQGTYTDDQVYVAVIARDPATGQFAWLKPDGTLVAASAADNDAPNHLTGPDGQNYSNYFFTLAQSKTMQLPQSFSGRIFVSLGKPLYIKINQSKNDDGTITLGYAPPNPNNGTDPSRGIPFDWFEYTFGGNGLWINPTQVDEFGFPLTQDVYWANGTVHQRTGITQRRADLFQAYTREVSAVFQPSQPSNWVIEAPAHDSFAANQPNGHYFDGYVNDMWTYYASNDLPMVVGARAFVGRASGAQLLFQEVDQHNGQFAGSTYAVNKPSSEQVFLCNGVFLDGDGTQQQIEAQLCAALNRHVMGDVSKWNVPSAYYQASPYNEYARFWHDHSVSGLAYGFPFDDVNNQSSTIQAPPPGPEHMVLGIGF; encoded by the coding sequence ATGCATGCGCGCGCAGCGGTGCCGCTGCCGCCGAGCAATCACATCCGGATCAACCTGGGTGCGACGCCGTGGAAATACATCAAGGACGCCGATGACCCGAATTCGATGAATCGGACCTTCGACGATTCGAAGTGGCAGTCGATCGGCGTGCCGCAGACGCCCGCCGACAACGACACCTTCATCAACATCGAGTCGGGCGGCGGCCAGGGCCAGTTGACCGGCAATACCAACTGGTATCGCAAGCACTTCACGCTCGATCCCTCGTTCGGTCCCGACAAGCTCAACCGCAAGATCCTGGTCGAGTTCGAAGGCGCGCACACCGGCGTGCAGGTCTACATCAACGGCCACTTCATCCCGGGCAACAGCCAGGTCGCGGCGAACGCGCAAGCCACGCACGTGATCGGCTTCATCCCGTTCGTGGTCGACATCACGCCCTACGTGCAGTTCAAGGACGCCAACGGCCAGCCCTTCGACAACGTGCTGGCGGTGAAGGTCTCGCGCGGCGACAAGTTCTTCGAGTCGCCGAGCTTCTCGGGAGCGTTCCGCTTCGGCCAGGACGACACGGGCATCTTCCGCCCGGTCTGGATGGACATCACCGACCGGATCCACATTCCCGAGAACGTGTACGCGGTGCTCAATACCTGGGGCACCTACGTGGCGACCGTCACGGCAAACGATGCGTCCGCAACCATCCGGGTGCAGACCAACGTCCTGAACGAGTATTCGTCCGACCAGCCGGTCACGCTGACCACCCAGATCGTCGACGCCTCGGGCGCCGTGGTGGCGACCGCGCAGGACACGCGCACGCTGCCGGCGAACAGCACCGGGCCGCTCGCGCCCGCCCTGTTCGACCAGATCCTGACGGTGAGCAACCCGCATCTCTGGTATCCGAACAACAGCATCTACGGTCATCCGTACATGTATCACGTGGTCCATTCGGTCAGCGTGAACGGCGTGGTGGTGGACACCAAGGAGAGCCCGCTGGGCATCCGCACCATCACCTGGAACCAGAACTTCCCCGTCATCAACGGCCACCCGCACTTCCTTTGGGGTGCCTCGGGCCGTTACGACTATCCGGCGCTCGGCTCGGCCGTGCCGCCGAACCTGCAATGGCAGGATCTCTCGCTGCTCGCGCAGGCGGGCGGCAGCTCCTATCGCCCCGGCCACTCGAGCCAGGGCCGCGAGTGGCTCGACGCCGCCGACGCCTACGGCATCATGATGCTGCAGCCCAGCGGCGACGGCGAGAACGGCTTCAGCGCGATCTGCAGCGGCACGGTCACGGGCAATTGCGTGTCGGCCGACAACATCACGCTCAAGGAAGAGCTGCACCGCGACATGATCATCCATGATCGCAACCATCCCTCGGTGCTCGCCTGGGAGGCGAACAACGGCAAGATGGACACCAGCATCGCCAAGCAGCTCAAGCAGATCTCGCGTACCTGGGACTTCATCAACACGCGCGCGCAAGCGGACCGCACGCCGGATCCGGCCAACGGCGACATCCTCGGCTGCTCGGGCCAGGGCTGCGACGTCGGCGTCAAGCAGAGCAACCCGGGCGTGCCGGCCTATGGCTCGGAATACTGGGGCGACGGCCTGGGCCGCTGGAAGTACGACTTCGAGATCCAGTTCGCCGCGTCCTACATCCGCGACTGGGTGCACAGCGTGGCCGGCAAGTCGTTCGGCATGGCGCACTGGTACCTCGCCGATACGCCGGGTGAAATCAACACGCAGACCGACGGCACGCTGAACACCAACGTGCGTTCGAACGGCGCGTCGATGATGGACGCGAACCGCTTCCCGCGCCTGCTGTACTACATCTACCAGGCGCTCTGGACGCCGAACCAGATCAAGCCGGTGGTCAAGCTGGCGAACACCTGGAACCGCAACACCACCGGCAACGTGCGCGTCAACGCGTTCAGCAACTGCCACTCGGTGCAACTGCGCCTGAACGGCCAGATCGTCGGTCCGGCCCAGGCGCCGAACCCGGTCAACCAGGATCCCTCGGCCGACATCACGCAGAACACCACGCTGCTGCCGGGCCAGGTCCATTGGGACAACATCCCGTTCCAGCCGGGCACGCTGGTGGCCGAGTGCCTGAACGACGACCTGCAGGTCGCCGCCACCGACACGCTGGTCACGGCCGGTCCCGCCGACCACCTGCTGCTGACGGTCGATCCGCAGATCACCAAGCCGGACGGCGACACCTTCGTGCTGACCGCCAACGGCACCGACGCGGCCACGCTGACGGCCAAGGTGGTGGACGCCCAGAACAACCTGGTGCCGGACGCCGGCCAGACGCTGACCTTCGCCGTCACCGGCCCGGGTACCTATCGCGGCGGCACGGACCACTACGTCGACCACTCGCAGCCGCAAGGCTGGCACGCGCCGGGCGACCCGAACCTGCTGGCCGAAGGCGGCATGGCGAAGATCGCGGTGCGCACGCAGTTCCAGCCGGGCACCGTCAACGTCACGGTCTCGTCGCCGGGCCTGGCCAGCGCGAACGCCTCGTTCGTGGTGCAGCCGGTGCCGCTGGCCGACACGCAGCCGTTCGACGGCACCGACATGAACGTCGGCCCGCAGCAGCAGACCGCGCCGCAGATCCTGACCCAGCCGAGCGACCAGATCGTCACGCTGGGCCAGAGCGGCACCTTCACGGTGCTGACCGCCGGCGCGACGCCGATCGGCTATCAGTGGTTCAAGAACGGCCAGCCGATCGCGGGCGCCAACGCGTACAGCTACACCACGCCGGCACTGCAACAGGGCGACGACCACGCCAGCTTCAGCGTCGAGGTCAGCAACAGCATCGGCAAGCTCGATTCGCGCAATGCCGTGGTCTCGCTGGTGCAGCCGCAGGCGCCGACGATCCAGTTGCAACCGCTCGCGAAGAACATCACCGCGGGCCAGAGCGCCGAGTTCACGGTGCAGGCATCGGGCTCGCCGGTGCTGACCTACCAATGGCTGAGGAACAACCAGCCGATCGATGGCGCGACCTCGCCGGTGTACGACACGCCGGTGATGCAGACCACCGACAGCGGTTCGCTCTACAGCGTGATGGTGAAGAACAGCGCGGGCACGATCACCTCGGACCAGGTGGCCCTGACGGTCAACGTGGCGACGCCGCCGGTGATCGTCTCCGACCTCGCCGACCAGAGCGTGCCGTTCGGCCAGAGCGCGACCTTCAGCGTGAGCGCCACGGGTTCGAACCCGCTCAGCTACCAGTGGACCCACAACGGCCAGCCGGTCGGCGACAACGAACCGAGCCTGCTGATCTCGCAGGCCCAGTCGAGCGACGCCGGCAGCTACGTGGTGACCGTCACCAACACGGCCGGCAACGTCAGCAGCCGCACCGCGACGCTGACCGTGAGCGGCACCGACGCCTCCAACCTCGCGCTCGGCGCGCTGGCCAAGTCGAGCAGCGACCAGAACGGCGGGCTGATGGCCGCCAACGCGATCGACGGCTCGACCACCTCGCGCTGGTCCTCGGCGCCGGAAGTCGATCCGTCCTGGCTCGAGGTCGACCTCGGCTCGGTGAAGACCTTCAACAAGGTCGTGCTGATCTGGGAAAACGCCTACGCCTCGCAGTACGACATCCAGGTGTCGAACGACGAGAAGACCTGGAACACGGTGTTCCCGAACGGCCAGCCCGACGGCGCCGGCGGCACCACCGCGCCGGTCACCGGCGCGGGCGGTACCGAGACGCAGTTCTTCGCCAGCCAGTCGGCGCGCTACGTGCGCATGCTGGGCACCAAGCGCGCCACGCAGTATGGCTACTCGCTGTTCGAGTTCCAGGTGCTGGACGCGCCGCAGTGCTCGGCCAACAGCGCCACCGAGCGCTACACGCCGATCCCCGCGCAACCGGGCACCTGGCAGTCGACCATCCCGGGCCTGCCGTCCGGCCCGTTCGTGCCGACCGTGAAGGACAACGTCAGCGGCCTGACCTGGCAGCAGACGTACACCACCTTCGCGGCCGACGGGGCGCAGTTCACGCAGCAGATCGCCGACCAGTACTGCAAGTCGATCGGCATGCGCATCCCGACGCTCAACGAGGCGATGACGATCGCGCGCGCCAACTACGCGTCCTGCGCGTTCCCGTCGCCGTGGCGCACCTGGACCACCACCCCGGTGCCGAATATCGACAACAACGCCTGGTTCGTCGAATCCTCGGGCAAGTCCTGGGCGGGCATCATCAACAACACGCCGGGCTGGGTGATGTGCGTGTCCGGCACCACCTCGCCGGCACCGGTGATCGTCACGCCGCCGGTGGCGACCACCGCCAGCGAAGGCCAGGGCGCGCGCTTCACGGTGGCCGTCACGGGCACCGGCCCGCTCGACTACCAGTGGAAGCGCAATGGCCAGCTGGTCGCGATCACCACCATCCCGTCGTACACCACGCCGGCCCTCACGGTGGCGAACGACAACGGCGCGATCTACACGGTCGACGTCAGCAACGCCGGCGGCACGGTGAGCAGCGCGCAAGCCCTGCTGACGGTGGTGCCCGCCACCGCCGGCAACGGCGGCAATGATGGCAACGGCGGTAACGGCAACAACGGTGGCAATGGTGGAGACAACGGCGGCGGTGGCAACACGCAGCCGCAAACCCCGAGCGCGAACCTGGCGCTCGGCAAGCCGGCCGTCTCGACCGGCAACGAGAACGACGGCTACGGCCCGTCCAATGCAACGGACGGCAGCCTGAATTCGCGCTGGTCCTCGGCCTTCTCCGATCCGCAGTCGATCACCATCGACCTCGGCACGGTGCAGACCGTCGACCGCGTGGTGCTGCGCTGGCAGGACTCGTACGGGGTGGACTACAAGATCCAGACCTCGCCCGACAACGACCAGTGGAACGACGCGGTGACCAAGACGGGCGACACGGGCGGCACCGAGGACCTGCGCTTCCCGGCGCCGGTGCAGGCGCGCTACGTGCGCATGCTCGGCACCAAGCGGGCCACGCAGTTCGGCTACTCGCTGTTCGAGTTCGAGGTCTACAACACCGCGAACACCCCGGCCTTCCCGATCACGGCCACCTCCAGCGGCGCGGGCACGCTCACGCCGACGGGCAGCACCTCGGTGCTGCAGGGCGGCGTGCAGACCTACCAGTTTGTTCCGGCCGCCGGCGGCGCCGTGACGGGCGTGCAGGTCGACGGCAAGGACATCGGCATCGTCGATCACTACACCTTCGACGACGTGCTGGCCCCGCACAGCATCAACGTCACGTTCGGCCAGGCGGCAGCGGCGGTGAACCTGGCGCTCGGCACCAAGGCCACGGCCAGCGGCCTGGAGGGTGACGGCTATCCGGCTTCCAATGCGGTGGACGGCAACCTGAACACGCGTTTCTCGTCGAACTTCGCCGACGACGCATGGCTGACCGTCGACCTCGGCAAGGAAACCGCCTTCAACCGGGTGGTGATCAACTGGGAGAACGCCTACGGCAAGCAGTTCCTGATCCAGGCCTCGCACGACAACGTCGACTGGTCGAATACCGTCTATACCCAGGCCAACGGCAAGGGCGGCATCGACGACCTGTCGTTCAACACCACGACCGCGCGCTACATCCGCCTGCAAGGGCAGCAGCGCGCGACCGGCTACGGCTACTCGCTGTTCGAGTTCGCGGTGTACAACGACCCGTCGAAGGCGGCAGGCGCCGGCACGGGCACGGGTTCGGGCAGCACCGGCACGGGCTCCGGCAGCACCGGCTCGGGCAGCACGGGCAACGGTGGCGACACCGGCACCCAGCAACCGGCCAGCCCGTTCGTCGAGCAGCCGGCCAACCAGGCGGTGCCGGCCGGCCAGCCCGGCCACTTCGCGGTGATGATGTCGGGTACGGGGCCGTACACGTACCAATGGCAGCTCGGCGGCAAGCCGATCGCCGGCGCGACCAACCGCATCTACGACACGGCCGCTGCGGTGGCCGCCGACAGCGGCAAGCAGTACAGCGTGGCGGTGACCGGCCCGGACGGGACGGTCCTGACGTCGAACAGCGCCACGCTGACGGTCGACACGACGGTACCGAAGTACACCGTCACGCCGGGCCTGGTCGGTATCGACCTGCAGAACAACACGCAGGGCACCTATACCGACGACCAGGTGTACGTGGCGGTGATCGCGCGCGACCCGGCGACGGGCCAGTTCGCCTGGCTCAAGCCGGACGGCACGCTGGTCGCCGCCTCGGCGGCCGACAACGACGCGCCGAACCACCTGACCGGACCCGATGGCCAGAACTACAGCAACTACTTCTTCACGCTCGCGCAGAGCAAGACGATGCAGTTGCCGCAGAGCTTCTCCGGCCGGATCTTCGTGTCGCTGGGCAAGCCGCTGTACATCAAGATCAACCAGTCGAAGAACGACGACGGCACGATCACCCTCGGTTATGCCCCGCCCAATCCGAACAACGGCACGGACCCGAGCCGCGGCATCCCGTTCGATTGGTTCGAGTACACCTTCGGCGGCAACGGTTTGTGGATCAACCCGACCCAGGTGGACGAGTTCGGCTTCCCGCTCACCCAGGATGTCTACTGGGCGAACGGCACGGTGCACCAGCGCACCGGCATCACCCAGCGTCGCGCCGATCTGTTCCAGGCGTACACGCGTGAAGTCTCGGCGGTGTTCCAGCCGTCGCAGCCCTCGAACTGGGTGATCGAGGCACCGGCTCACGATTCGTTCGCGGCCAACCAGCCCAACGGCCATTACTTCGACGGCTACGTCAACGACATGTGGACGTACTACGCCTCGAACGACCTGCCGATGGTGGTCGGCGCGCGGGCCTTCGTCGGCCGCGCCTCGGGCGCGCAGCTGCTGTTCCAGGAAGTCGACCAGCACAACGGCCAGTTCGCCGGCAGCACCTATGCCGTCAACAAGCCGAGCAGCGAGCAGGTGTTCCTCTGCAACGGCGTGTTCCTGGACGGCGACGGCACCCAGCAGCAGATCGAGGCGCAGCTCTGCGCGGCGCTCAACCGCCACGTGATGGGCGACGTCAGCAAGTGGAACGTGCCGTCGGCCTATTACCAGGCATCGCCGTACAACGAGTACGCCCGTTTCTGGCACGACCACAGCGTCAGCGGCCTGGCCTACGGCTTCCCGTTCGACGACGTGAACAACCAGAGCTCGACGATCCAGGCGCCCCCGCCGGGTCCGGAGCACATGGTGCTGGGGATCGGCTTCTGA
- the gspG gene encoding type II secretion system major pseudopilin GspG, giving the protein MMNRTTVQASGAGRPRLAIRRRARGFTLLELLVVLVIIGMLAAIVGPRYFAQLGKSQVTVARAQIDVLTKAIDNYRIDVGRFPTAEEGLQSLVVKPASADKWNGPYLKKEVPLDPWGHPYVYQVPGTKGDYAVISYGRDGQPGGAGEDADISSE; this is encoded by the coding sequence ATGATGAACCGGACCACGGTCCAGGCGAGCGGCGCAGGCCGGCCTCGGCTCGCAATCCGCCGCCGCGCGCGCGGCTTCACGCTGCTCGAACTGCTGGTGGTGCTGGTCATCATCGGCATGCTGGCGGCGATCGTCGGGCCGCGCTACTTCGCGCAGCTCGGCAAGTCGCAGGTGACGGTGGCGCGTGCCCAGATCGACGTGCTGACCAAGGCGATCGACAACTACCGGATCGACGTCGGCCGCTTCCCGACCGCCGAGGAAGGGCTGCAGTCGCTGGTGGTCAAGCCCGCCAGCGCCGACAAGTGGAACGGCCCCTACCTGAAGAAGGAAGTGCCGCTCGATCCCTGGGGTCATCCCTACGTCTACCAGGTGCCCGGCACCAAGGGCGACTACGCGGTGATCTCCTACGGCCGCGACGGGCAACCGGGCGGCGCCGGCGAGGACGCCGACATCAGCAGCGAATGA
- a CDS encoding type II secretion system F family protein yields the protein MQFEVRALSPENRIIALVVDAQDEAGARAHVEARGLHVTRVAPARALGRPAGGRGRISLVLFSQELLALLKAGLSIVEGLEALLEREGGARLRGVLERILAGLREGKRFSSLLGEQPDVFPPLYVGIVRAAEGTSDLPRALQRYVDYQERIDTVRNKLVSSAIYPSILLVVGGGVSTFLITYVVPRFATIYEGTGRALPWMSQMLLDWGKFASAHGLPLALAALAGVAAIFLGVRATIARVGLVSLLSRVPLLGPHLRIYQLSRLYLTLGMLLEGGIPIVAAMETACGTVSPSMRDALLLARSAVQSGEPLSGAFQARQLTTPISLRMLRVGERSGELGAMLTQSAAFYDGEISRWIDRFTRMFEPLLMSAIGVVVGTIVVLLYMPIFDLAGSLS from the coding sequence ATGCAATTTGAAGTCAGAGCGCTTTCGCCGGAGAACCGGATCATCGCCCTCGTCGTCGACGCCCAGGACGAGGCCGGCGCGCGCGCCCACGTCGAGGCGCGCGGGCTGCACGTCACGCGCGTGGCGCCGGCGCGCGCGCTGGGCCGCCCGGCGGGCGGGCGCGGGCGGATCTCGCTGGTGCTGTTCAGCCAGGAACTGCTGGCCCTGCTCAAGGCCGGCCTGTCGATCGTCGAGGGCCTCGAGGCCCTGCTCGAGCGCGAGGGCGGCGCGCGGCTGCGCGGCGTGCTGGAGCGGATCCTGGCCGGGCTGCGCGAGGGCAAGCGCTTCTCCAGCCTGCTCGGCGAGCAGCCCGACGTGTTCCCGCCGCTCTACGTCGGCATCGTGCGCGCGGCCGAGGGCACCAGCGACCTGCCGCGCGCGCTGCAGCGCTACGTCGATTACCAGGAGCGCATCGACACGGTGCGCAACAAGCTGGTCAGCTCGGCGATCTATCCGTCGATCCTGCTGGTGGTGGGCGGCGGCGTGTCGACCTTCCTGATCACCTACGTGGTGCCGCGCTTCGCGACCATCTACGAAGGCACCGGCCGCGCCCTGCCGTGGATGTCGCAGATGCTGCTCGACTGGGGCAAGTTCGCCAGCGCGCACGGCCTGCCGCTGGCGCTGGCCGCGCTCGCCGGCGTGGCCGCGATCTTCCTCGGGGTGCGCGCCACCATCGCGCGCGTCGGCCTGGTCAGCCTGCTCTCGCGCGTGCCGCTGCTCGGGCCGCACCTGCGCATCTACCAGCTCTCGCGCCTGTACCTGACGCTGGGCATGCTGCTCGAGGGCGGCATCCCGATCGTGGCGGCGATGGAAACCGCCTGCGGCACGGTCTCGCCGTCGATGCGCGACGCGCTGCTGCTGGCGCGCTCGGCCGTGCAGTCGGGCGAGCCCCTGTCGGGCGCGTTCCAGGCCCGCCAGCTGACCACCCCGATCTCGCTGCGCATGCTGCGGGTAGGCGAGCGCTCGGGCGAACTCGGGGCCATGCTCACGCAATCGGCCGCCTTCTACGACGGCGAGATCAGCCGCTGGATCGACCGCTTCACGCGCATGTTCGAGCCGCTGCTGATGTCGGCGATCGGCGTGGTGGTGGGCACCATCGTCGTGTTGCTCTACATGCCCATCTTCGATCTCGCGGGGAGCCTGTCGTGA